A genomic window from Mesorhizobium sp. 131-2-1 includes:
- a CDS encoding alkylphosphonate utilization protein, whose protein sequence is MTETIVRDSNGTELREGDSVTLIKDLKVKGTSETIKRGTLVKNIRLTGNPGEIECNTKQVKGLVLKTEFLKKA, encoded by the coding sequence ATGACAGAGACGATCGTAAGAGACAGCAATGGCACAGAGCTCCGCGAGGGCGATTCCGTCACCCTGATCAAGGATCTGAAGGTCAAGGGCACATCGGAGACGATCAAGCGCGGCACGCTGGTCAAGAACATCCGCCTCACCGGCAATCCCGGCGAGATCGAGTGCAACACCAAGCAGGTCAAGGGCCTGGTGCTGAAAACCGAGTTCTTGAAGAAGGCGTGA
- a CDS encoding IS5 family transposase, with protein MAVKQTGQLSLAEAFLGSKLPGGSSPLDRLSGLVKWYRFEKLLGALRDGGPGRAAWPPLVLFKALLLQSLYGLSDRELEEALGDRLSFRRFVGLGLEESIPDHTVLSRFRNLLVGEGLMEKLFGELDRQLEKAGVILKRGTMLDATLIDAVSAPPTPERVSKDADARITARKGKGGLTFGYKAHVGVDEGSGLIRTVITTPANVNDTVPADRLICGDEKTVWADAAYDTHARRARLKAEGKKVRIARRPNKHHALPARLKHYNRLIARRRAAVETTFATLKNRMRLTTIRYVGLAKAAGQVTMAAIAFNMRRWAAITG; from the coding sequence ATGGCGGTGAAGCAGACAGGTCAGTTGAGCTTGGCGGAAGCGTTTCTTGGCAGCAAGCTTCCAGGTGGCTCTTCGCCACTCGATCGGCTGTCTGGTCTGGTGAAGTGGTACCGCTTCGAGAAGCTGCTTGGCGCGCTGCGCGATGGCGGGCCGGGACGCGCGGCCTGGCCGCCGCTGGTGCTGTTCAAGGCGCTGCTGCTGCAATCGCTCTATGGGCTGTCGGATCGCGAACTGGAGGAAGCGCTGGGCGACCGGTTGTCGTTCCGCCGCTTTGTCGGGCTTGGTCTTGAGGAGAGCATCCCCGATCACACGGTGCTGTCACGCTTTCGCAATCTGCTTGTCGGCGAAGGGTTGATGGAGAAGCTGTTTGGCGAACTGGACCGACAGCTGGAGAAAGCCGGTGTGATCCTGAAGCGTGGCACGATGCTGGATGCCACGCTGATCGATGCCGTCTCGGCGCCGCCGACGCCGGAGCGGGTGTCGAAGGACGCAGACGCTCGCATAACCGCACGCAAGGGCAAGGGCGGCCTCACCTTCGGCTACAAGGCTCATGTCGGGGTGGATGAGGGATCGGGCCTGATCCGCACGGTGATCACTACACCGGCCAACGTCAACGACACAGTGCCGGCCGATCGCTTGATCTGCGGCGACGAGAAGACGGTGTGGGCGGATGCCGCCTATGACACCCATGCCCGCCGTGCCCGGCTCAAGGCTGAGGGCAAGAAGGTGCGCATTGCGCGCCGCCCCAACAAGCATCATGCGCTGCCGGCGCGGCTCAAGCATTACAATCGTCTGATCGCCAGACGGCGAGCGGCGGTGGAGACCACCTTCGCCACGCTCAAAAACCGCATGAGGCTGACCACGATCCGTTATGTCGGACTGGCCAAGGCTGCTGGTCAGGTGACGATGGCGGCGATCGCCTTCAACATGCGCCGATGGGCCGCCATCACGGGATAG
- a CDS encoding acyltransferase family protein, whose product MTAQFPASAAFRPDIEGLRGLAVAGVIAFHFGLTALPGGFAGVDIFFVISGYLITRHLVNEISETGRLDLWRFYARRARRLLPAALFVILATLVAGAFILSPEEQSLYSKGAMFASAYMINLWLIRWSFDYFASDAANNPFIHFWSLSVEEQFYLAWPALLMLAAWLRPGKRAVILVIGLAGLVSFAVCAWLTTVAQPWAFYFSPLRAWEFAAGGLATLVPAAALRERRGLSAAMASAGLALIAIAYLSFSEDAPFPGLLALVPVAGTVLMLLAGAAGARNGLSAVLALPPLQWVGKLSYSLYLWHWPVIVYAGMLTADLSTAQRLFCLALTLALSAFTYLFIENPIRRNGWLMANAARALVPAVLLTGTGVVAAYANARLAVHDLDPEQRVIAESAARPSTARARNGCVLDYETVTPKPCVFGAKDAPRTIALFGDSHADHWSTPLIEAAEKKDYRVVTWLKSSCRASRLTIWATKLKRDYTECDEWREQSIREIIAMRPALVVISEIALSSSRKMSEGMDEPESQDADWKVGLRSTLETFSKAGLKVAFIRDVPFNDEHVDTCVARALWRGETPSLCDQTRAYAANDGMAAVERDIVQSVPGAFYVDLTSQFCDQTTCHVFINGKLAFRDRHHLATPFAESLEPVVEKTVLREMGS is encoded by the coding sequence TTGACAGCACAATTCCCGGCCTCGGCCGCATTCCGACCCGACATCGAAGGCTTGCGCGGGCTGGCGGTGGCCGGCGTGATCGCCTTCCATTTTGGGCTCACGGCGCTCCCGGGCGGCTTTGCCGGCGTCGACATCTTCTTCGTCATCTCGGGCTATCTGATCACCCGCCATCTCGTGAACGAGATCAGCGAGACCGGACGGCTCGACCTTTGGCGCTTCTATGCGCGGCGCGCGCGCCGGCTGCTTCCGGCCGCGCTGTTCGTCATTCTCGCCACGCTGGTCGCCGGCGCCTTCATCCTGTCGCCGGAGGAGCAGTCGCTCTATTCCAAGGGCGCCATGTTCGCCTCGGCCTACATGATCAATCTGTGGCTGATCCGCTGGTCGTTCGACTATTTCGCGTCCGACGCCGCCAACAATCCGTTCATCCATTTCTGGTCGCTGTCGGTCGAGGAGCAGTTCTACCTCGCCTGGCCGGCGCTGCTGATGCTTGCGGCATGGCTGAGGCCGGGCAAGCGGGCGGTGATCCTGGTGATCGGGCTTGCCGGCCTTGTCTCCTTCGCCGTCTGTGCCTGGCTGACCACCGTAGCCCAGCCCTGGGCCTTCTATTTCTCGCCGTTGCGCGCCTGGGAGTTTGCCGCCGGCGGACTGGCGACGCTGGTGCCGGCAGCGGCCTTGCGGGAGCGCCGCGGCCTGAGCGCCGCGATGGCCTCGGCGGGCCTGGCGCTGATTGCCATCGCCTATCTTTCCTTCAGCGAGGACGCCCCCTTCCCCGGCCTGCTGGCTTTGGTGCCGGTGGCCGGCACCGTCCTCATGCTGCTGGCGGGAGCGGCCGGCGCCAGGAATGGCCTCAGTGCCGTCCTGGCGCTGCCGCCCTTGCAGTGGGTCGGCAAGCTTTCCTACTCGCTCTACCTCTGGCACTGGCCGGTCATCGTCTATGCCGGCATGCTCACCGCCGATCTCTCCACCGCGCAGCGCCTGTTCTGCCTGGCGCTGACGCTGGCGCTGTCGGCCTTCACCTACCTGTTCATCGAGAACCCGATACGCCGCAATGGCTGGCTTATGGCCAATGCGGCGCGGGCGCTGGTGCCGGCCGTCCTCCTGACCGGCACCGGCGTCGTCGCCGCCTACGCCAATGCGCGGCTGGCCGTGCACGACCTCGACCCCGAGCAGCGCGTCATCGCCGAAAGCGCGGCGCGCCCCTCCACCGCGCGCGCCAGGAACGGCTGCGTGCTCGACTACGAGACGGTGACGCCGAAACCCTGCGTGTTCGGCGCCAAGGACGCGCCGCGCACGATCGCGCTGTTTGGCGATTCGCATGCCGACCATTGGTCGACGCCGTTGATCGAGGCGGCCGAGAAGAAGGACTACCGGGTGGTGACCTGGCTCAAATCGTCCTGCCGGGCCTCCAGGCTGACGATCTGGGCGACGAAGCTGAAGCGCGACTACACCGAATGCGACGAATGGCGCGAGCAGTCGATCAGGGAGATCATCGCCATGCGGCCGGCGCTGGTGGTGATCTCGGAGATCGCGCTGAGCAGCTCGCGCAAGATGTCGGAGGGCATGGACGAGCCGGAAAGCCAGGACGCCGACTGGAAGGTCGGCCTGCGCTCGACGCTGGAGACCTTCAGCAAGGCCGGACTCAAGGTCGCCTTCATCCGCGACGTGCCGTTCAACGACGAGCATGTCGACACCTGTGTGGCGCGCGCGCTTTGGCGCGGCGAGACGCCATCGCTCTGCGACCAGACGCGCGCCTATGCCGCCAATGACGGCATGGCCGCAGTGGAGCGCGACATCGTGCAAAGCGTGCCAGGCGCCTTCTATGTCGACCTCACCAGCCAGTTCTGCGACCAGACCACCTGCCACGTCTTCATCAACGGTAAGCTCGCCTTCCGCGACCGCCATCACCTCGCGACCCCCTTCGCGGAATCGCTAGAGCCGGTGGTGGAAAAGACGGTGCTGCGGGAGATGGGGAGCTAG
- a CDS encoding haloacid dehalogenase type II: MKLTDFKALTFDCYGTLIDWESGMIDGLKPLTERAARNLSRNDILEAHARHESSQQKWTPGKRYRDLLSIVYKRLAEEWGVVVTREDCVAYGESVKDWPAFADSAEALRYLKKHYKLIILSNVDNESFSFSNKKLGVDFDAIYTAEDIGSYKPSDRNFDYMLEKLGTIGLEKRQILHTAESMFHDHAPANRFGLTSCWIYRRHADQGFGATMNPGDMPTVDFRFDSMSDLVKAHAEELRVADMRAARPPVA; this comes from the coding sequence ATGAAGCTCACAGATTTCAAAGCCCTGACCTTCGACTGCTACGGTACCCTGATAGATTGGGAATCCGGCATGATCGACGGCCTGAAGCCGCTGACCGAACGGGCTGCCCGCAACTTGAGCCGTAACGACATTCTGGAGGCGCATGCCCGGCACGAATCCAGTCAGCAGAAATGGACTCCGGGGAAACGCTACCGCGACCTTCTGTCGATCGTTTACAAGCGACTGGCGGAGGAATGGGGTGTCGTCGTCACCCGCGAGGATTGTGTGGCGTATGGCGAAAGCGTCAAGGATTGGCCGGCTTTTGCCGACTCCGCCGAAGCCCTGCGGTATCTCAAGAAGCACTACAAGCTGATCATCCTCTCCAACGTCGACAACGAGAGCTTTTCGTTCAGCAACAAGAAGCTCGGCGTGGATTTCGATGCGATCTACACGGCGGAAGATATCGGTTCCTACAAGCCTTCCGACCGGAACTTCGACTATATGCTCGAAAAGCTCGGGACAATCGGGCTCGAGAAGCGACAGATCCTGCATACGGCGGAAAGCATGTTCCACGATCACGCTCCCGCCAACCGCTTCGGTCTCACATCGTGCTGGATCTATCGCCGGCATGCCGATCAGGGCTTCGGCGCCACCATGAACCCCGGCGACATGCCGACGGTGGATTTCCGCTTCGACAGCATGAGCGACCTCGTGAAGGCGCACGCTGAAGAATTGCGGGTGGCCGACATGAGAGCCGCCAGGCCGCCTGTCGCCTGA
- a CDS encoding DMT family transporter: MMATALVVSWSSGFVGIRYASENADVMLVLFWRTLMSGLILLPFALLIRPRISARALIQQMVFGVAMMFLYLGGFALAIGQRVPTGLVALISDLVPLAIAALSQPVLGHRLTRRQWIGTALGVTGVLIVSLDSLTFGTAPAWAYLLTVTSMMVLALATVVQKRMGTINMPIHQSLCIQCLTAAIPFAACAEWNGGLMPPLDARFGFGIAWLVLFSTFFCYSTYYLSLRLYSASQVSSVIYLSPPVTMLWGWSMFGEPLSTAMFVGLAVTLFGVWFTSSRSAAWKDLELSQQHIG, encoded by the coding sequence ATGATGGCGACGGCCCTGGTCGTAAGCTGGAGTTCTGGCTTCGTCGGCATCCGCTACGCCAGCGAGAATGCCGATGTCATGCTGGTCCTGTTCTGGCGGACCTTGATGTCGGGATTAATCCTTTTGCCATTTGCCCTGCTGATCAGGCCGCGCATAAGCGCCCGTGCCTTGATCCAGCAGATGGTCTTCGGCGTGGCGATGATGTTCCTCTATCTGGGCGGATTCGCGCTTGCCATCGGCCAGCGCGTGCCGACCGGCCTAGTCGCGCTGATTTCCGATCTTGTCCCTCTCGCCATCGCGGCCTTGTCGCAGCCGGTTCTGGGACACCGATTGACACGGAGGCAATGGATCGGAACGGCTCTCGGAGTGACGGGCGTGCTCATCGTCTCGCTGGACAGCCTGACCTTCGGGACGGCTCCGGCCTGGGCATATCTGTTGACCGTCACTTCCATGATGGTTTTGGCGCTGGCGACGGTAGTGCAGAAGCGGATGGGGACGATCAATATGCCCATCCATCAGAGCCTGTGCATTCAATGCCTGACGGCGGCGATCCCATTCGCCGCGTGCGCCGAATGGAATGGCGGGCTGATGCCGCCCCTCGATGCCCGTTTCGGCTTCGGCATCGCATGGCTGGTGCTGTTTTCGACCTTCTTCTGCTACAGCACCTATTATCTGAGCCTGCGCCTCTACTCGGCCTCGCAGGTCAGCAGTGTGATCTATCTCAGCCCACCGGTGACGATGCTCTGGGGCTGGTCGATGTTCGGCGAGCCGCTTTCGACGGCGATGTTCGTTGGCCTTGCGGTGACACTGTTTGGTGTCTGGTTCACATCGTCGCGCAGCGCAGCGTGGAAGGACCTGGAGCTCAGTCAGCAGCACATCGGATAA
- a CDS encoding LysR family transcriptional regulator, with protein MAGVMSRRLDVDALRALVAIEKNGGVTRAAEILGLSQSAVSHKIRRLEASLDCEILARKANAPMFTTAGQDLLGYARRILGIHDEAVLSLSKSTLQGKIALGMTEDTTCTDLSRILGRFRRLYPEVSVRTQVRMSLVLQEQLSQGALDAAIIQVFQHEVRPADILLFRETLHWVKSRDLVLSKGEPIPFLSFDENCFFRRWGIDVGQDEGTVFETVFECSSAAGIIAGVTAGLGVALLSQRHLQPEMEIVDNQFPKPPDLAYVIRRARTPRNPALETLVREIEAEVKRYGALQIAV; from the coding sequence ATGGCCGGAGTGATGAGCCGTCGCCTGGATGTCGACGCCTTACGCGCACTGGTCGCGATCGAGAAGAACGGCGGCGTCACGCGCGCGGCTGAGATCCTCGGCTTGTCGCAGTCGGCTGTCAGCCACAAGATCAGGCGACTGGAAGCGAGCCTCGACTGCGAAATCCTCGCCCGGAAAGCAAACGCGCCGATGTTCACCACGGCCGGACAGGATCTGCTTGGCTATGCGCGGCGCATTCTGGGCATCCATGACGAGGCGGTCCTGAGCCTGTCGAAAAGCACGTTGCAAGGCAAGATCGCGCTAGGAATGACCGAGGATACGACCTGCACGGACCTTTCGCGCATTCTTGGCCGGTTTCGCCGGCTCTACCCAGAGGTGAGCGTCCGCACGCAAGTGCGCATGAGCCTCGTATTGCAGGAGCAGCTCAGCCAAGGAGCCCTTGATGCCGCCATCATCCAGGTATTCCAGCACGAGGTCCGTCCCGCCGACATCCTCCTGTTCCGCGAGACTCTGCATTGGGTGAAATCTCGCGACCTGGTTCTGTCGAAGGGGGAGCCGATTCCATTTCTTTCCTTCGATGAAAACTGCTTTTTCAGGCGCTGGGGCATCGACGTCGGGCAGGACGAGGGTACGGTGTTCGAGACCGTGTTCGAATGTTCCAGCGCAGCCGGAATCATTGCAGGCGTGACCGCGGGACTCGGTGTCGCACTTTTGAGTCAGCGGCACCTGCAGCCCGAAATGGAAATTGTCGACAACCAATTCCCCAAGCCTCCGGACCTGGCTTATGTGATCAGGCGCGCGCGCACCCCCCGAAACCCCGCGCTAGAGACCTTGGTCAGGGAGATCGAGGCTGAAGTAAAGCGCTACGGGGCGCTTCAAATCGCCGTCTGA
- a CDS encoding protein-L-isoaspartate(D-aspartate) O-methyltransferase — translation MKPMNEEHLTVLRRHMVEMIAILADLSSEEIGKATLDERVMASMRQVPRHLFVPASVAPYAYQDMPLPIGFDKTISQPFMVALMTDLLAPRRHESVLEIGTGLGYQTAILAELAGQVWSVEIIEEFASQAEALLQGLGISNVAIRVGDGSRGWPEHAPFDKILVSVAAERTPPALLNQLKPAGRLVLPLASEEGQFLTVIDKDAAGQLKTRKLIPVRFSRLETV, via the coding sequence ATGAAACCGATGAACGAAGAGCACCTTACGGTGTTACGCAGGCACATGGTCGAGATGATTGCGATCCTTGCCGACCTTTCAAGCGAGGAAATCGGCAAGGCGACGCTCGACGAGCGCGTGATGGCATCGATGCGGCAGGTTCCCCGGCATCTCTTCGTGCCAGCCTCGGTCGCGCCTTATGCCTACCAGGACATGCCGCTGCCGATCGGCTTCGACAAGACCATTTCACAGCCCTTCATGGTCGCCCTGATGACCGATCTCCTTGCTCCCCGACGCCACGAGTCAGTGCTCGAGATCGGGACTGGTCTCGGCTATCAGACCGCGATCCTCGCGGAACTCGCCGGACAAGTTTGGAGCGTCGAAATCATCGAGGAATTCGCAAGCCAAGCCGAGGCTCTGCTGCAGGGCCTTGGCATCTCCAATGTCGCCATCCGTGTCGGAGACGGGTCTCGCGGCTGGCCCGAGCACGCCCCATTCGATAAGATCCTGGTGAGCGTGGCGGCCGAGCGTACGCCGCCGGCTTTGCTGAATCAGCTCAAGCCGGCGGGACGTTTGGTTCTGCCTTTGGCGTCTGAAGAGGGTCAGTTTCTGACTGTCATCGACAAGGACGCGGCTGGGCAACTCAAGACACGCAAACTCATCCCGGTTCGGTTCAGCCGGCTCGAAACCGTCTGA
- a CDS encoding DUF6456 domain-containing protein gives MPRRTAKKPQPPKLPKGEAEQVRIRREVGHDFALKEDAFGRQRLTAGTAEARRLYEVSNGGYTSTGGIVRLRNVDPLVGITSLSRQQREAGGRFRNDFERAHREGLQPQSWNERVDGSRVNGIPDRVLNAGRAHAHAAAALAHWEVADVVRKVCLEGQSVKAIAERTGDGRDVVVKLLKVGLDLLAVHYGMMGRRAG, from the coding sequence ATGCCCCGCAGGACCGCCAAAAAACCGCAGCCGCCGAAATTGCCGAAGGGCGAGGCCGAGCAGGTGCGCATCCGCCGCGAGGTCGGCCATGACTTCGCGCTGAAGGAAGACGCCTTCGGCCGCCAGCGCCTCACCGCCGGCACCGCCGAGGCGCGCCGCCTCTACGAGGTCTCGAACGGCGGCTACACTTCGACCGGCGGCATCGTGCGCTTGCGTAACGTCGACCCGCTGGTGGGCATCACCTCGCTCTCCCGCCAGCAGCGCGAGGCAGGAGGGCGCTTTCGCAACGATTTCGAGCGCGCCCATCGCGAGGGCCTGCAGCCCCAGTCCTGGAACGAGCGCGTCGACGGCAGCCGGGTGAACGGCATCCCCGACCGCGTGCTCAACGCCGGCCGCGCCCACGCCCATGCCGCCGCAGCCCTTGCCCACTGGGAGGTGGCCGACGTAGTGCGCAAGGTTTGCCTCGAGGGCCAGTCAGTGAAGGCCATCGCCGAACGCACCGGCGACGGGCGCGATGTGGTGGTCAAGCTGCTGAAGGTCGGGCTGGACCTGCTGGCGGTTCACTATGGGATGATGGGGCGGCGGGCGGGGTGA
- a CDS encoding GcrA cell cycle regulator — translation MPAAYTEKELTEIATWLREGLWASGIAARFSALRGARVSRNAIIGIVHRNTGLRAIGFANPKGGRADGRPRKNAMRPDRPGKRSRVAAGGVTLCEPSALSGHAQLMEGASAETANLPPCGGDTRQGRGGRCPAGMSVIRPSADASAITARTTAKPRPRKPARTLPPAWLAPGGLERERSEAQLYKIPAAPRPTPPGRQPHVAAMRFIDCLFGRCRAPLDLALEEDPQKDAPGARPGPEMLCCGLRTRPTRSYCAHHHARFHGHRGRGM, via the coding sequence ATGCCTGCCGCCTATACCGAGAAGGAACTCACCGAAATCGCGACATGGCTGAGGGAGGGGCTTTGGGCCTCCGGCATCGCCGCGCGCTTCAGCGCGCTGCGCGGCGCGCGCGTGTCGCGCAATGCCATCATCGGCATCGTCCATCGCAACACCGGCCTGCGCGCCATCGGCTTCGCCAACCCCAAGGGTGGCCGCGCCGACGGACGGCCGAGGAAGAATGCGATGCGGCCCGATCGTCCAGGCAAGCGGAGCAGGGTTGCCGCTGGAGGGGTGACGCTCTGCGAACCGTCGGCGCTTTCCGGACACGCTCAGTTGATGGAGGGCGCCAGCGCCGAAACCGCCAATCTCCCCCCTTGTGGGGGAGATACCCGGCAGGGCAGAGGGGGGCGCTGTCCCGCCGGCATGTCCGTCATAAGGCCCTCCGCGGATGCATCCGCGATTACGGCCCGCACCACCGCCAAGCCCAGGCCAAGAAAACCCGCCCGCACGCTGCCGCCGGCATGGCTCGCGCCGGGCGGGCTGGAGCGCGAGAGATCCGAAGCGCAGCTCTACAAGATCCCAGCGGCCCCGCGGCCAACGCCGCCCGGCCGCCAGCCGCATGTCGCCGCCATGCGCTTCATCGACTGCCTGTTCGGCCGTTGCCGCGCGCCGCTCGATCTCGCGCTGGAGGAAGATCCGCAGAAGGATGCCCCGGGCGCTCGCCCCGGACCGGAGATGCTGTGCTGCGGCCTGCGCACGCGACCGACGCGCAGCTATTGCGCGCATCATCATGCACGGTTTCATGGGCATCGCGGGAGGGGCATGTGA
- a CDS encoding LexA family transcriptional regulator, giving the protein MMDSRHRLQQARAQAGYASPSDAARALRDINKNTLISHENGNRPLSRKAAEKYGRLFNVDPGWLLFNADGSEAAPVSLAPSPVTVDVPIVSWISAGELGSQDGVVNLSDYPTIPTADLEEGEWIALRVDGPSMNKISPPDSIIFVNLRDKRLVTNGCYVISDETGRATYKRWRPNDTPPFQPASYLDIPPPELEGAITIIGRVKRSMIDM; this is encoded by the coding sequence ATGATGGATTCTCGGCACAGACTGCAGCAGGCGCGCGCCCAGGCCGGCTATGCCTCGCCCAGCGACGCGGCGCGGGCGCTGCGCGACATCAACAAGAACACGCTGATCAGCCACGAGAACGGCAACCGGCCGCTGTCGCGCAAGGCGGCGGAGAAATACGGCCGCCTGTTCAACGTCGACCCCGGCTGGCTGCTGTTCAATGCCGACGGCAGCGAGGCCGCGCCGGTCAGCCTTGCGCCCTCGCCGGTCACCGTCGACGTGCCGATCGTGTCCTGGATCAGCGCCGGCGAGCTCGGCAGCCAGGACGGCGTCGTCAACCTCTCCGACTATCCGACCATCCCCACCGCCGACCTCGAGGAAGGCGAGTGGATCGCGCTGCGCGTCGACGGGCCATCGATGAACAAGATCTCGCCACCGGATTCGATCATCTTCGTCAACCTGCGCGACAAGCGGCTGGTGACCAATGGCTGCTACGTGATCTCGGACGAGACGGGACGCGCCACCTACAAGCGCTGGCGCCCCAACGACACCCCGCCCTTCCAGCCAGCGTCCTATCTCGACATCCCGCCGCCGGAGCTGGAGGGAGCGATCACCATCATCGGCCGGGTGAAGCGGTCGATGATCGATATGTGA
- a CDS encoding tetratricopeptide repeat protein translates to MTNREGVGESRLIRLVRKWRLLLLLLLTGLAALDVRGAMGIASNLAYAACIGNAADPARRLEACTQIIDNQAEGPDRRATAYFKRAYAWSMEGDLDRAIADSDQAIGLNPEYASAYYNRGYDWATKGDYDRAIADHGQAIAFDPKSSAAYNNRGLVWSYKGDNDRAIADYNLAIIADPKNASAYLNRGGAWAAEGAFDHAIADYNQAIAFDPTLIGVYENRGLSWGGKGDYDRAIADFNVAIDLDPKRAYAYYGRGLAWSNKGDDDRAIADYDKAVDLDPKLADAYYALGFAWAHKGDHDQTIVDYDQAIALNQKSADFYSARSASWKAKGNRERAEADRKMAAGLGGK, encoded by the coding sequence ATGACGAACCGGGAAGGCGTGGGCGAAAGCCGGCTGATACGGCTGGTGCGAAAATGGCGCCTTCTGCTGTTGCTGCTGCTGACCGGCCTCGCCGCGCTGGATGTCCGCGGCGCGATGGGAATTGCCAGCAATCTCGCCTATGCGGCCTGCATCGGCAATGCGGCCGATCCGGCCCGCCGGCTCGAAGCCTGCACGCAAATCATCGATAACCAGGCCGAGGGTCCTGACAGGCGCGCGACAGCCTACTTCAAGCGCGCCTACGCCTGGTCCATGGAAGGCGATCTCGACCGCGCCATCGCCGATAGCGACCAGGCGATAGGCCTCAATCCTGAATACGCATCGGCTTACTACAACCGCGGCTACGACTGGGCCACGAAGGGCGATTACGACCGGGCCATTGCCGATCACGGTCAGGCGATCGCCTTCGACCCGAAAAGCAGCGCTGCTTACAACAACCGGGGCCTTGTCTGGTCGTACAAGGGCGACAATGACCGGGCCATCGCGGATTACAACCTGGCGATCATCGCCGACCCCAAGAACGCATCCGCATACCTCAACCGCGGCGGCGCATGGGCGGCGGAGGGCGCCTTCGATCACGCCATCGCCGACTACAACCAGGCCATTGCCTTCGATCCGACACTCATCGGGGTCTATGAAAATCGTGGCCTGAGCTGGGGCGGCAAAGGCGACTACGACCGCGCCATCGCCGATTTCAACGTGGCCATCGACCTCGATCCGAAACGCGCCTACGCCTATTACGGCCGGGGTCTAGCCTGGTCAAACAAGGGCGACGACGACCGCGCGATCGCCGACTACGACAAGGCCGTGGACCTCGACCCGAAGCTAGCCGATGCGTACTACGCGCTGGGCTTCGCCTGGGCGCACAAGGGTGATCACGACCAGACCATCGTCGACTACGACCAGGCAATCGCACTCAATCAGAAATCGGCCGATTTCTACAGCGCCCGAAGCGCCTCCTGGAAGGCGAAGGGGAACCGCGAACGCGCCGAGGCCGACCGGAAGATGGCGGCTGGCCTTGGCGGGAAGTAG